Below is a genomic region from Treponema sp. OMZ 798.
GGTTCGGTTTGAAGGATTTTCAACACCCTTGTCTTCAATTAAATCTCCTAAGAGGGTATCTTCTTCTTCACCTATAGGCGTTTCAAGAGAGATCGGCTCCCTTGCGACATTTTTAACCTGCTTAACCTTTTCGATTGACCAGCCTAACTGCAAGGCTATCTCATCATCATTGGGTTCACGGCCTAGTTTTTGCATAAGCTGGCGGGACTCTCTGTTTACCTTGTTTATCTGTTCAATCATGTGAACAGGAACACGGATTGTACGTGCCTGATCCGATATTGAGCGGGTAATAGCCTGACGGATCCACCATGTAGCATAGGTAGAAAATTTATATCCCTTCCTGTACTCAAACTTTTCAACAGCCTTTATAAGCCCTATATTTCCCTCTTGTACAAGATCAAAGAACTGTAGTCCCCTGTTTATGTACTTCTTGGCAATCGAAACGACAAGACGCAAGTTTGCATTTATGAGCTTATCTTTTGCATTTTTAAGCATCCTCTGGCCGTTTTTTATTTCTGAAGTGAGCTCAATAACCTCATCTACCGTAGCTTCAAAATCGTACTCAACCTTGCGTATCTTACGGGTCAGCACCTGAATTTGAGTATATATATCCTTTACTTCATTGGCCGAAATATTAAGCTCTTTTTCGAGTTTTTCTCTTTCTCTAGGAATTGCGAGCCGTTTACCCAATTTTCTTAAATCGGCATAGCTTTTAATGCCAAGCTGTTTTTCTTTTCTTTCTTTTTTATTTTGATAGTCTTGAACCTTTTCGGTAGCTTCAATAAAGCGGTCTGAAATTTTTTCTATTTCTTCCGATTCAATGTGAATACGTTTAAGGCTGTTAAAAATCTTCTTCCGCAAAGCTTGAAGCTCAGGGCTTTCCAAAAAGCTTTCCAAGGTTTCTCTGTCATAACAGTGCTTTTTTAAGGACATATATTGCTTAATTTCGGAATATATGTTCCGTAAACTGTCGCCGTAAACCTGCTTGAGACGCTTTTTCTCGGCCATTTCTTCACTTAACTCTTTGCGCGGCTTATTGGACTCAGCGGGATCTAGCTTTGAAAAGGCCTTTTGTCCGATTACAAAAAATTCGGGAATTAAGATACCGGAATTTTTTATAACCTTTTTGATAATGGACTCTCCGTCTTCCATGCTTTTTGAAAGAGAAACTTCCTCGTCGGCAGTTAAAAGATCTTCCTTGCCTATCTCCTGAAGATAAAGCTTAATCGGATC
It encodes:
- the rpoD gene encoding RNA polymerase sigma factor RpoD; this encodes MTDLEKNPAIIKLLGYAKRKRTIGLSDLDDLLPEDLMSPETIPDILDILEGAGIQIKNEGVSETNSETDSDFQGGNDEDYRLLDDAYEEDDDDDIKSPYSDDVETPYIEKEKPRHETAKKLVRTSHEAGVDDPIKLYLQEIGKEDLLTADEEVSLSKSMEDGESIIKKVIKNSGILIPEFFVIGQKAFSKLDPAESNKPRKELSEEMAEKKRLKQVYGDSLRNIYSEIKQYMSLKKHCYDRETLESFLESPELQALRKKIFNSLKRIHIESEEIEKISDRFIEATEKVQDYQNKKERKEKQLGIKSYADLRKLGKRLAIPREREKLEKELNISANEVKDIYTQIQVLTRKIRKVEYDFEATVDEVIELTSEIKNGQRMLKNAKDKLINANLRLVVSIAKKYINRGLQFFDLVQEGNIGLIKAVEKFEYRKGYKFSTYATWWIRQAITRSISDQARTIRVPVHMIEQINKVNRESRQLMQKLGREPNDDEIALQLGWSIEKVKQVKNVAREPISLETPIGEEEDTLLGDLIEDKGVENPSNRTELTLLQEQLEMVLSSLPEREQEVLKMRFGIEGGYPLTLEEVGLYFDVTRERIRQIEAKGLRRLRHPKRSRKLKDYLDN